The proteins below come from a single Corynebacterium cystitidis genomic window:
- the paaI gene encoding hydroxyphenylacetyl-CoA thioesterase PaaI produces the protein MNESTHASFASDLKFGPGLEFTEEMYKQDRSLKTMGITITAVERGRTEGTMTITPEMCNGHNTIQGGFLFTFADALFAGACNSSAGTTTVASQVGIHFISPGFVGDVLQGVAIERETWGRNGITDVTIFRDDEVIAEFRGTSRTIGKP, from the coding sequence ATGAACGAGTCAACACACGCCAGTTTTGCTTCCGATCTTAAGTTTGGCCCTGGCCTCGAATTCACCGAGGAGATGTACAAGCAAGATCGCTCCCTCAAAACTATGGGGATCACCATCACAGCAGTCGAACGTGGACGTACTGAAGGCACCATGACCATCACCCCAGAGATGTGCAACGGCCACAACACCATCCAAGGTGGCTTCCTGTTTACATTCGCAGACGCACTTTTCGCAGGGGCGTGCAATTCATCCGCGGGCACCACTACCGTGGCATCGCAGGTAGGGATCCATTTCATCTCGCCAGGCTTCGTTGGCGATGTTTTGCAAGGTGTCGCCATTGAGCGCGAAACCTGGGGCCGTAACGGCATCACTGACGTGACTATTTTCCGCGACGATGAGGTCATCGCAGAATTTCGTGGCACCTCGCGCACAATTGGAAAACCCTAG
- a CDS encoding sugar phosphate isomerase/epimerase family protein translates to MFTITGFADEIADDLDEQIELLNKLEIKHVEFRSAWDVKVLDLSQEQLETAKEKLDAAGIKLSAVGSDLGKIQITDPFDDHLERARHGVEVAKFFGAKYIRMFSFFISEGEDADQYRDEVMKRTRAMVELAEAGGVTLLHENEKGIYGDTPERVKDLITTIDSPNYRSIYDAANYVQTGYKPFDEAWPIVKEYVDYIHVKDATVPTDEEPLGIIKPAGQGDGQYPELIAELNKIGYDGFVSIEPHLGDFDEFGGLCGPELWTSAYDALKKILDDVNAEYN, encoded by the coding sequence ATGTTTACCATTACTGGGTTCGCCGATGAGATCGCCGATGATCTCGACGAACAAATTGAACTACTGAACAAGCTAGAGATTAAGCATGTGGAATTCCGCAGTGCGTGGGACGTGAAAGTGCTTGATCTCAGCCAGGAACAGCTCGAGACCGCGAAGGAAAAGCTCGACGCGGCTGGGATCAAACTCTCCGCAGTGGGCTCGGACTTGGGCAAGATCCAGATCACAGATCCTTTCGACGATCACCTCGAACGTGCCCGCCACGGCGTGGAAGTAGCTAAATTCTTCGGAGCCAAGTACATCCGCATGTTCTCCTTCTTTATTTCTGAAGGAGAAGATGCTGACCAGTACCGCGACGAGGTAATGAAGCGCACCCGCGCCATGGTTGAACTGGCAGAAGCTGGGGGAGTAACGTTGCTCCACGAAAATGAGAAGGGCATTTACGGTGATACCCCTGAACGCGTGAAAGATCTGATCACCACCATCGATTCACCGAATTACCGCTCCATCTATGACGCGGCCAACTATGTGCAGACTGGCTACAAACCGTTCGATGAGGCATGGCCAATTGTCAAGGAATACGTTGACTACATCCACGTGAAAGACGCGACAGTGCCCACCGACGAAGAGCCATTGGGCATCATTAAGCCTGCTGGCCAGGGCGATGGACAGTACCCAGAGTTGATCGCAGAGCTGAACAAGATCGGATACGACGGTTTTGTCTCCATCGAGCCGCACCTAGGTGATTTCGATGAATTTGGTGGCCTCTGCGGCCCAGAGTTGTGGACCAGTGCGTATGACGCGTTGAAGAAGATCTTGGACGACGTCAACGCAGAGTACAACTAG
- the paaD gene encoding 1,2-phenylacetyl-CoA epoxidase subunit PaaD — protein MMAEVNLNHELRPTDERERRVWDIAAQVPDPEIPVISIADLGILRNVHCEGDTAVITITPTYSGCPAMDTITSDISDALRESGEEDFRVDLVLNPAWTTDWITEHGREKLRGYGIAPPQGKAERSSGPVLLKLEAPQPIICPHCGSSNTAEIARFGSTSCKALYNCKSCFEPFDYFKVH, from the coding sequence ATGATGGCTGAAGTCAATCTCAACCACGAGCTTCGTCCCACCGATGAGCGTGAGCGCCGTGTGTGGGATATCGCTGCACAAGTTCCTGATCCAGAGATTCCTGTGATCTCGATAGCGGACCTGGGTATCTTGCGCAATGTCCACTGTGAGGGCGATACCGCAGTCATCACTATCACGCCTACGTATTCAGGATGCCCGGCGATGGACACTATTACTTCCGATATCTCGGATGCTTTACGTGAATCAGGCGAGGAAGACTTTCGAGTTGACTTGGTCCTGAACCCGGCGTGGACTACGGACTGGATCACCGAGCATGGACGCGAGAAATTGCGCGGTTACGGTATTGCTCCGCCACAGGGCAAGGCGGAGCGTTCTTCTGGTCCAGTGTTGCTCAAACTTGAAGCTCCTCAACCTATTATTTGCCCCCACTGTGGCTCTTCCAATACCGCAGAGATCGCCCGCTTTGGATCAACTTCCTGCAAGGCTCTGTACAACTGCAAGAGCTGCTTTGAACCCTTCGACTACTTCAAGGTGCACTGA
- a CDS encoding enoyl-CoA hydratase/isomerase family protein — protein MIDLHFQKVAEGAKYAEVVLNDPATLNALAEPDLVEISQAYSEAEKAGVRALLLRGEGKGFCSGRNIKGLDPADDDATDYLANKVTPVLKQMSQFPAPTFAAVHGACLGVGLGLAIATDIVYVADRSKFGSPFANLGATLDSGGHALFVERLGAHRTMDLIVTGELISGPEAVKAGLFSRVLPADELLEFTREKVACVAQGATQAFLTSRSLVHDIRDNGTGLWASVEEENKEQGRLCSSADYAEGFAAFNEKRTPKFTGR, from the coding sequence ATGATAGATCTTCATTTTCAGAAAGTAGCAGAGGGCGCGAAATATGCAGAAGTCGTGCTCAACGACCCAGCTACTTTAAACGCTCTTGCTGAACCTGACCTAGTAGAGATTTCTCAGGCCTATTCCGAAGCGGAAAAGGCAGGAGTCCGCGCTCTTCTGCTGCGTGGCGAAGGCAAGGGGTTCTGCTCTGGTCGCAATATCAAGGGACTTGATCCAGCCGACGATGATGCGACAGATTATTTAGCTAATAAGGTCACCCCGGTACTCAAGCAAATGAGCCAGTTCCCAGCCCCTACTTTCGCGGCAGTCCACGGCGCCTGCCTGGGTGTAGGCCTCGGCCTAGCGATTGCTACAGACATCGTTTATGTGGCCGACCGATCGAAGTTTGGTTCTCCTTTCGCTAACCTCGGGGCCACGCTGGATTCGGGTGGTCACGCCCTTTTTGTCGAGCGTCTTGGGGCGCATCGCACCATGGATCTTATCGTCACCGGCGAATTGATCTCTGGGCCTGAAGCTGTGAAAGCTGGTCTATTCTCTCGGGTGCTGCCCGCCGATGAATTGCTTGAGTTCACCCGCGAAAAAGTCGCCTGCGTCGCCCAAGGAGCAACTCAGGCGTTTTTAACCAGCCGTAGTCTCGTCCATGATATTCGCGACAATGGCACAGGCCTGTGGGCTTCCGTAGAAGAGGAAAATAAAGAGCAGGGGCGTCTCTGTTCTTCTGCAGATTACGCCGAGGGCTTTGCTGCTTTCAATGAAAAGCGCACCCCGAAATTTACTGGCCGATAG
- a CDS encoding AMP-binding protein: MPSLYDITSTNDGPTTNIEFASRDEITALQTKRMANTLRHAYYNVRHYREAFDEKGVHPDDFRELKDISLFPLTDKATLRANYPFGMFAVRQHQIARLHASSGTTGRPTVVAYTHKDIETWADLMARSLRAGGLLPGDKVQVTFGYGLFTGGLGAHYGVEKLGATAIPTSGGQTERQLQIMEDFKPDAILGTPSYMLNVLDRMRKEGRDPRETSLRVGVFGSEPWSEGMRYELEAGFGIDATDIYGLSEVMGPGVAQECIETKDGLTIWEDHFYPEILHPETLEPVPDGEYGELVITALTKEAFPVVRYRTHDLTRLLPGTARSMRRLDRISARNDDMIILRGVNCFPSQFEELIVEDKNLRPRYQCVLSKKGRMDHLTLLVERAPHKTDEEINKSEVQLKRQIKDRIGITVDVEIRDAVDSGEGKAKRIVDNRPKEK, encoded by the coding sequence GTGCCCTCTTTGTATGACATCACTTCAACAAACGACGGTCCTACTACCAACATAGAGTTTGCGTCGCGCGATGAAATCACCGCACTCCAGACCAAACGTATGGCAAATACCCTCCGCCACGCCTACTACAACGTGCGGCACTACCGGGAAGCTTTCGATGAGAAGGGCGTCCACCCCGATGATTTCCGCGAGCTGAAAGACATATCCCTCTTCCCGCTGACTGACAAGGCGACGCTACGCGCCAACTACCCATTCGGCATGTTCGCTGTGCGCCAACATCAGATTGCGCGCCTTCACGCATCCTCCGGAACTACGGGACGCCCCACCGTTGTGGCCTATACCCACAAAGACATCGAAACGTGGGCTGACCTCATGGCTCGCTCGTTGCGCGCTGGTGGTCTGCTTCCAGGTGATAAGGTCCAGGTCACCTTTGGGTATGGCCTGTTCACCGGTGGGCTCGGCGCCCATTATGGCGTCGAAAAGCTCGGGGCTACTGCCATCCCAACGTCAGGAGGGCAGACCGAACGTCAGCTGCAAATCATGGAAGACTTCAAACCGGATGCCATCCTTGGTACCCCGTCGTACATGCTTAACGTGCTTGACCGCATGCGCAAAGAAGGTCGCGATCCACGCGAGACTTCACTGCGAGTAGGTGTCTTCGGCTCCGAACCGTGGTCCGAAGGAATGCGGTATGAACTCGAAGCGGGCTTTGGCATCGATGCGACAGATATCTACGGTCTTTCTGAAGTTATGGGTCCGGGTGTGGCGCAAGAATGTATCGAAACTAAAGATGGTCTGACTATTTGGGAAGACCACTTCTACCCAGAGATTCTTCACCCAGAGACCCTCGAGCCAGTTCCCGACGGCGAGTATGGTGAGCTTGTCATCACCGCGCTGACCAAGGAAGCTTTCCCAGTCGTACGGTATCGTACCCACGACCTGACCCGACTACTGCCAGGTACTGCCCGCTCGATGCGTCGCTTGGACCGCATCTCTGCGCGTAACGACGACATGATCATTCTGCGTGGCGTTAACTGTTTCCCAAGCCAATTTGAAGAACTTATAGTCGAGGATAAGAACCTGCGTCCGCGTTACCAGTGCGTACTATCCAAAAAAGGTCGCATGGATCACCTCACACTGTTAGTTGAGCGTGCTCCACACAAGACTGATGAGGAGATTAACAAGTCCGAGGTGCAGCTCAAGCGCCAGATCAAGGACCGTATTGGTATTACCGTGGATGTAGAGATCCGGGATGCTGTTGATTCCGGCGAGGGCAAGGCGAAACGTATCGTCGACAATCGCCCGAAGGAAAAATAA
- the paaC gene encoding 1,2-phenylacetyl-CoA epoxidase subunit PaaC, with protein sequence MSYATNDSATKQSQGDAITPEDVVAAGAIAPEKTAEYAAMLGDDALMLAQRLSWWVSRAPEMEEDIALANIALDLIGHTRFLYSYAGTAWDKSEDDLAYFRDEEEFRSAAITEQENGDFGQTIARQLLISYYMFGLYTGLEQSTDQTLAAIAAKAVKELEYHVDHANQWMLRLGQGTEESHRRVSDGLRYMWPYVDELFEDLPIHNELADEGIAVLPSSLRAEFDTRIEAVLDAAGVAKPEVPQSVSAQRTGRYSEHRGFILAEMQSLARQHPGVTW encoded by the coding sequence GTGAGCTACGCTACGAACGATTCCGCAACCAAACAGTCCCAAGGCGATGCGATCACCCCTGAAGATGTCGTCGCAGCTGGCGCTATTGCTCCAGAAAAAACAGCTGAGTACGCCGCCATGCTTGGAGATGATGCGCTGATGTTAGCGCAGCGCCTGAGTTGGTGGGTTTCCCGTGCGCCAGAAATGGAAGAAGATATTGCTCTGGCAAATATCGCGCTGGACCTGATCGGCCACACTCGTTTCCTCTATTCTTACGCGGGTACGGCGTGGGACAAATCCGAGGACGATCTCGCATATTTCCGTGACGAGGAAGAGTTCCGTTCGGCTGCAATCACCGAGCAGGAAAACGGCGATTTCGGCCAGACCATTGCCCGCCAACTACTGATCAGCTATTACATGTTCGGGCTGTACACCGGCCTTGAGCAGTCCACTGACCAAACGCTTGCAGCTATCGCAGCAAAGGCGGTGAAAGAGCTCGAGTACCACGTGGACCACGCGAACCAGTGGATGCTGCGTCTCGGACAGGGCACTGAAGAGTCTCACCGTCGTGTCTCGGATGGCCTGCGCTATATGTGGCCCTATGTTGATGAGCTGTTTGAGGATCTTCCGATCCACAATGAGCTTGCCGACGAAGGCATCGCGGTTCTCCCCTCTAGCCTGCGCGCCGAGTTTGATACCCGGATCGAGGCCGTCCTTGATGCAGCTGGAGTGGCTAAGCCTGAGGTGCCACAGTCAGTTAGCGCTCAACGCACCGGCCGTTACTCCGAGCACCGTGGATTTATCCTGGCTGAGATGCAGTCATTGGCCCGCCAGCACCCAGGCGTGACCTGGTAA
- a CDS encoding acetyl-CoA C-acyltransferase: MTTAYLVSGKRTPVGRYGGALASIRPDDLAALTIKSVIDEAGIDPALVDEVFLGNANGAGEENRNVARMAWLLAGFPDTVPGITVNRLCASGMSAIALATAMIESGQAEIIVAGGVESMSRAPWVVEKPTTAFAKPGEAFDTSIGWRFVNPIFQQQEKTTFSMPETAEEVARVKSVSREDADAFAVQSQQRAIQAVKGGRFNPEIVPVKVTDRKGNVTVVDTDEGPREGTTPEVLAKLRPVVEGGAVVTAGNSSSLNDGASAIIVASAEAVKKYGLKARAKVVANASAGLEPEIMGMGPVPATRKVLERTGWSIDDLDAVELNEAFATQSVACMRELGLDSNIVNAWGGAIALGHPLGSSGSRITITLLNRLEQDEGIRGIATMCVGVGQGSAIAIERV, encoded by the coding sequence ATGACTACTGCATATCTTGTCTCAGGAAAGCGTACGCCCGTCGGCCGTTATGGCGGAGCGCTAGCGTCGATCCGCCCTGATGATCTCGCCGCCCTGACTATAAAGTCTGTCATAGACGAAGCGGGGATAGATCCAGCACTTGTCGATGAGGTGTTCCTTGGCAATGCCAACGGCGCTGGTGAAGAAAATCGCAACGTGGCTCGCATGGCGTGGCTGCTGGCAGGTTTTCCTGATACGGTTCCCGGTATAACAGTCAACCGCCTGTGTGCCTCCGGCATGTCTGCGATCGCTCTTGCCACTGCAATGATTGAGTCCGGCCAAGCCGAGATCATTGTGGCTGGTGGCGTTGAGTCTATGTCGCGTGCTCCGTGGGTCGTCGAAAAGCCCACCACCGCTTTTGCAAAGCCGGGTGAAGCTTTCGATACTTCGATTGGTTGGCGCTTTGTCAACCCGATTTTCCAACAGCAGGAAAAGACCACGTTCTCCATGCCGGAAACCGCGGAGGAAGTAGCACGAGTGAAGAGTGTGTCACGCGAAGATGCTGATGCTTTCGCCGTGCAGTCGCAGCAGCGTGCAATCCAAGCGGTCAAGGGTGGCCGTTTCAACCCGGAGATCGTCCCAGTTAAAGTCACAGACCGGAAAGGCAACGTCACGGTCGTAGACACCGATGAGGGTCCACGCGAGGGAACCACGCCAGAGGTTCTTGCCAAGCTTCGCCCGGTAGTCGAGGGAGGTGCAGTTGTCACCGCCGGCAATTCTTCTTCACTCAATGATGGTGCTTCGGCCATCATTGTTGCCAGCGCAGAGGCTGTGAAAAAATACGGGTTGAAAGCTCGAGCTAAAGTTGTCGCTAACGCATCAGCTGGACTTGAGCCTGAGATCATGGGCATGGGCCCGGTACCAGCTACCCGTAAAGTACTGGAGCGCACCGGCTGGTCCATCGACGATCTTGACGCGGTGGAATTAAATGAGGCATTCGCCACCCAGTCTGTGGCGTGCATGCGCGAACTCGGCCTGGATTCTAACATTGTGAATGCCTGGGGTGGGGCGATCGCCTTGGGCCATCCGCTCGGCTCCTCGGGTTCGCGCATCACTATCACTCTGCTCAACCGTCTTGAACAGGACGAAGGTATCCGAGGCATCGCAACAATGTGCGTGGGTGTGGGCCAAGGATCTGCAATCGCGATTGAGAGAGTGTGA
- the paaB gene encoding 1,2-phenylacetyl-CoA epoxidase subunit PaaB codes for MSDSSNWPQYEVFVRSNRGLSHVHAGSLHAPDATMALRNARDLYTRRNEGTSVWVVPSEAIASSDPDSKGGFFESSNGKAYRHATYFEKSEGVPHL; via the coding sequence ATGTCTGATTCCAGCAACTGGCCTCAGTATGAGGTCTTCGTCCGCTCCAATCGCGGTCTGTCCCACGTCCACGCAGGTTCCCTCCACGCCCCAGATGCCACTATGGCACTGCGCAACGCCCGTGACCTATATACACGCCGTAATGAAGGTACTTCGGTGTGGGTGGTCCCCTCCGAGGCAATCGCATCATCTGATCCAGATTCTAAGGGTGGATTCTTCGAGTCCTCCAACGGCAAGGCTTATCGCCACGCTACTTACTTCGAGAAATCTGAAGGGGTGCCACACCTGTGA
- the paaE gene encoding 1,2-phenylacetyl-CoA epoxidase subunit PaaE: MTTPAKKKAKFNTLSVSRVRQLTDTSVEVSFDVPEALQDDYDYIPGQYVALRATIDGEELRRSYSICDIPNKGTIRVGIKKDLGGRFSTWANEELQPGDTIDVMNPQGGFTSKIHVTSLNDAKELVDKDLAKVDQPHLVAIAAGSGITPIMAIATAVLDAIPDAKFQLVYSNKGGGDVMFADKIGDLKDKYPARFAVHHVLTREQRVNPLFSGRIDDEKLQILLDQVIRPETVDEWFLCGPFELVQLCRDSLKDRGIDEKNIRYELFTTGDPKNEPGGNKGRAVVADPSGNNIDIQFQLDGLSGSVESPVSAKETVLNAALRVRPDVPFACAGGVCGTCRAKVIEGDYEMDENYALEADEVEAGYVLTCQTRPTGKSITVDYDA, from the coding sequence ATGACCACTCCCGCAAAGAAAAAAGCAAAATTCAATACCCTGTCTGTGTCACGGGTCCGCCAGTTAACTGACACATCTGTGGAAGTTAGCTTCGATGTGCCGGAAGCACTGCAGGATGATTATGACTACATTCCCGGCCAGTACGTAGCACTGCGCGCCACTATCGATGGCGAGGAGCTGCGACGTTCTTATTCCATCTGTGATATCCCAAACAAGGGGACTATTCGCGTGGGTATCAAGAAGGACTTAGGTGGCAGATTCTCAACGTGGGCGAATGAGGAACTTCAACCAGGCGATACCATCGACGTGATGAATCCACAGGGGGGCTTTACCTCCAAGATTCATGTGACCAGCTTGAACGATGCGAAAGAACTAGTTGACAAGGACCTAGCCAAGGTTGATCAGCCACACTTGGTCGCTATCGCTGCCGGTTCAGGAATCACCCCGATCATGGCGATCGCGACAGCTGTCCTCGATGCGATTCCTGATGCGAAATTTCAGCTAGTTTACTCCAATAAGGGTGGCGGTGATGTCATGTTCGCTGACAAAATCGGTGATCTCAAAGACAAGTACCCAGCCCGTTTTGCAGTTCACCATGTGCTCACTAGAGAGCAGCGTGTTAACCCGCTGTTTTCTGGGCGGATCGACGATGAAAAGTTACAAATCCTGCTCGACCAGGTTATCCGCCCAGAAACTGTCGACGAATGGTTCCTCTGTGGTCCATTTGAGCTGGTTCAGCTGTGTCGCGACAGTTTGAAGGACCGGGGTATTGACGAAAAGAACATCCGCTACGAGCTATTTACCACCGGTGACCCGAAAAATGAGCCGGGGGGTAATAAAGGTCGTGCGGTGGTCGCTGATCCTTCCGGAAATAATATTGATATCCAATTCCAGTTGGACGGGCTTTCCGGTTCCGTTGAGTCCCCTGTTTCTGCGAAAGAAACCGTACTCAATGCTGCCCTGCGCGTGCGCCCGGATGTTCCTTTCGCATGTGCAGGTGGTGTGTGCGGGACGTGCCGCGCAAAGGTGATTGAAGGCGATTACGAGATGGATGAAAACTACGCGCTTGAGGCCGATGAGGTCGAAGCGGGGTATGTCCTTACTTGTCAGACCCGTCCCACGGGCAAGTCCATTACTGTCGACTATGACGCATAG
- a CDS encoding TetR/AcrR family transcriptional regulator: MTYDERPALRGRPGYSREQVIAAAVDEFNAHGYEATSMGALAKTLGISKSAIYHHVESKEEILREATNLALRALGAVVEEAHQQPGGALQQLRYVIAGSVRVLCANQSQVTLLLRLRGNSEAERAAMEKRRGITYAMIGLVKQAQDEGGVRSDIDPGFAGRIIFGAVNSIADWYEPGGKFTPEEIAEQILTLVSVGLGKRS; the protein is encoded by the coding sequence ATGACATACGATGAGCGCCCAGCGTTGCGAGGTAGGCCAGGGTATTCGCGAGAGCAGGTCATTGCTGCAGCGGTCGATGAATTCAACGCTCATGGGTACGAGGCGACCTCCATGGGCGCGTTGGCGAAAACTCTCGGTATTTCAAAATCGGCGATCTACCACCATGTGGAGTCCAAGGAAGAAATCCTGCGGGAGGCAACAAATTTGGCACTTCGCGCTTTAGGTGCAGTAGTCGAAGAGGCACACCAGCAGCCAGGAGGGGCTCTCCAGCAGCTGCGTTATGTGATTGCAGGTTCTGTCCGCGTGCTATGCGCGAACCAGTCACAGGTCACACTTCTGCTTCGTCTGCGTGGCAACTCTGAGGCAGAACGTGCAGCCATGGAGAAACGTCGGGGGATCACCTATGCCATGATAGGCCTGGTAAAACAGGCGCAGGACGAGGGCGGTGTGCGGTCCGATATCGATCCTGGATTCGCTGGCCGAATCATATTTGGTGCTGTTAATTCGATTGCTGACTGGTATGAGCCCGGCGGAAAGTTCACCCCCGAAGAAATTGCTGAACAAATCCTCACGCTAGTGTCCGTAGGGCTAGGAAAGCGCAGCTAA
- a CDS encoding MFS transporter → MSTSAPTHGHHELPADTQSTVDYAAQAPSRKEALTNEHKRVLGGAMVGTTIEWFDFFIYAQAAGLIFAAQYFNPATNDNPGLAQIVAWASLGISFLFRPLGAVIAGHLGDRLGRKPVLVITLIGMGGATFFMGLLPNYAAIGIAAPIILVLLRIVQGLSAGGEWGGAALIAVEHAPVLKRGYFGAFPQVGVPAGMALATVFMLVVSSALTPEQFETFGWRIPFVSSIVLIGLGFWIRSLVEESPVFEEMTAKKKTASTPLGSLFRNHAGLVVLCALIFAGVNAAGYLAIAYFASYGTNQLGMERPIVLALTLMTAIAWIISTLVAGKVSDVIGRKQTFVIGYVLMMVWAIPTWILIDTANVMLFGIAVVILGALLGVTYGPQPALYAEMFPARVRLSGLSIGYALGSIIGGAFAPMIAELILDETGNSLYIGVYILIISFVSLIGVFFVPKGIQGRDLSK, encoded by the coding sequence ATGTCCACTTCGGCTCCAACACATGGCCACCACGAGCTCCCGGCTGATACGCAATCCACCGTCGACTATGCCGCACAGGCGCCAAGCAGGAAAGAGGCGCTGACTAACGAACATAAGCGCGTGCTCGGCGGTGCGATGGTCGGCACCACAATCGAATGGTTTGACTTCTTCATCTACGCTCAAGCGGCAGGCTTGATTTTTGCTGCACAATACTTCAACCCGGCTACCAACGACAACCCTGGTTTGGCACAAATTGTCGCCTGGGCATCACTTGGCATTTCCTTCCTTTTCCGCCCACTTGGTGCTGTTATCGCCGGACACCTAGGTGACCGGTTGGGGCGCAAACCAGTGCTAGTAATCACCCTGATCGGCATGGGTGGGGCGACGTTCTTCATGGGTCTGCTGCCAAACTATGCTGCCATTGGCATCGCTGCACCGATTATTTTGGTTCTATTGCGTATTGTGCAGGGCTTATCCGCCGGAGGCGAGTGGGGTGGGGCAGCGCTTATCGCAGTTGAGCACGCACCGGTACTCAAGCGTGGCTATTTCGGCGCGTTCCCGCAGGTGGGTGTTCCAGCCGGGATGGCCCTGGCGACAGTATTTATGTTAGTGGTCTCTTCTGCGCTTACCCCAGAGCAGTTCGAAACATTTGGCTGGCGCATCCCATTTGTCTCCTCAATTGTGCTGATTGGACTTGGTTTCTGGATCCGCAGCTTGGTAGAGGAATCACCAGTCTTCGAGGAAATGACCGCCAAGAAAAAGACTGCCTCAACCCCGCTTGGGTCACTATTTAGAAATCACGCAGGCCTTGTTGTCCTGTGCGCTTTGATCTTCGCTGGCGTCAACGCGGCTGGTTACCTGGCAATTGCGTATTTTGCCTCGTACGGCACTAATCAGTTAGGCATGGAACGTCCAATTGTGTTGGCTCTGACCTTAATGACGGCGATTGCCTGGATCATCTCTACGCTGGTTGCTGGCAAAGTCTCCGACGTGATCGGCCGCAAGCAGACTTTCGTCATCGGTTACGTACTCATGATGGTGTGGGCGATTCCTACCTGGATCCTGATCGATACCGCAAACGTGATGCTTTTCGGTATTGCGGTGGTAATTCTAGGCGCTTTACTCGGCGTGACCTACGGCCCACAACCGGCACTGTATGCAGAGATGTTCCCAGCACGCGTCCGCCTGTCTGGATTGTCTATCGGTTACGCGCTGGGGTCAATCATCGGCGGTGCCTTCGCACCGATGATTGCCGAGCTCATCCTCGACGAGACAGGGAACTCCCTCTACATTGGCGTGTACATCCTGATTATCTCCTTCGTATCGCTGATCGGTGTGTTCTTTGTGCCCAAAGGAATCCAGGGAAGAGACTTGAGTAAGTAA
- the paaA gene encoding 1,2-phenylacetyl-CoA epoxidase subunit PaaA, protein MTPAQLSTVNDDDKAGQQRFDEIIEADSRIEPTDWMPEAYRKTLTRQVSQHAHSEIIGMQPEANWITRAPSLKRKAILIAKVQDEAGHGLYLYSAAETLGTSRDELVDQLLSGKAKYSSIFNYPARTWADIGAIGWLVDGAAICNQVPLCRASYAPYARAMVRICKEESFHQRQGWEILYELSHGTEEQKQMAQEAINRFYGPALQMFGPPDADSPNSQQSMKWNIKRFSNDELRQRFVDMIVPQVEALGLSFDDPDLKWNEERGHYDYGELDWEEFKGVIKGHGPLNSQRLKRRREAFDNGAWVREAAAAYAKRNHDVDSKLVV, encoded by the coding sequence ATGACACCCGCTCAGCTCAGCACCGTGAACGACGACGATAAAGCAGGACAACAGCGTTTCGATGAAATCATCGAGGCCGACTCCCGCATCGAACCAACCGACTGGATGCCAGAGGCATACCGCAAGACCCTTACCCGCCAAGTTTCTCAGCACGCCCACTCCGAGATCATTGGCATGCAACCAGAAGCCAATTGGATTACCCGTGCACCGTCACTCAAGCGCAAGGCCATTTTGATTGCCAAGGTCCAAGATGAGGCAGGCCACGGACTCTACCTTTACTCCGCCGCAGAGACCCTAGGAACCTCCCGTGATGAGCTCGTTGACCAGCTACTGTCCGGAAAAGCGAAGTACTCCTCGATCTTTAACTACCCAGCACGTACCTGGGCAGATATCGGTGCAATCGGCTGGCTTGTCGACGGCGCCGCTATTTGTAATCAGGTTCCGCTGTGCCGTGCGTCTTATGCTCCCTACGCTCGCGCAATGGTTCGTATTTGCAAGGAAGAGTCTTTCCACCAGCGCCAGGGCTGGGAAATCCTCTATGAACTTTCCCATGGCACCGAAGAGCAGAAGCAGATGGCACAGGAAGCCATTAACCGCTTCTATGGCCCAGCACTGCAGATGTTCGGCCCACCGGATGCCGACTCCCCGAACTCCCAGCAGTCTATGAAGTGGAATATCAAGCGTTTTTCCAACGACGAACTCCGCCAGCGCTTCGTCGACATGATTGTTCCTCAGGTTGAGGCCCTGGGACTGTCCTTCGATGACCCAGACCTGAAATGGAACGAAGAACGTGGCCACTATGACTACGGCGAGCTTGACTGGGAGGAATTTAAAGGAGTGATCAAAGGACATGGACCTTTGAACTCGCAGCGCCTGAAGCGTCGTCGAGAAGCATTTGACAATGGTGCGTGGGTTCGCGAGGCCGCCGCAGCGTACGCCAAGCGGAACCACGACGTCGATTCAAAACTCGTCGTTTAA